A genome region from Bacteroidales bacterium includes the following:
- a CDS encoding glycogen/starch synthase — protein sequence MEKKRVLIVAQEVCPYLPSSEMSEQTRNLLLKLQEKGCEPRTFMPRYGVVNERRNQLHEVQRLSGVNIIIDDTDHPLIIKVASMPSTRIQVFFLVNEDYFLQRGVMADKEGKEYTDNDERAIFMARGVIETVRKMGWVPDVIHCHGSLTALTPLYLKKNYSDDPIFRDTKIVYSDYANEFTTPWSSSLVEKLSMDGIDISDLGVDANTEFTHNEVLKLATKFSDAVASATEDSDTSIGEYAASLDKVYLPYQKEDMIEEYINLYEKISL from the coding sequence ACTAATCGTAGCACAAGAAGTATGTCCCTATTTGCCATCGTCTGAGATGTCAGAGCAAACTCGCAATTTGTTATTAAAGTTGCAAGAGAAGGGGTGCGAGCCTCGTACTTTTATGCCTCGTTATGGGGTTGTTAACGAACGCCGAAATCAATTACACGAAGTACAACGATTGTCCGGAGTAAACATTATAATTGACGATACAGATCATCCACTAATAATAAAAGTAGCCTCAATGCCCTCAACCCGAATTCAAGTATTCTTCTTAGTTAATGAAGATTATTTTTTGCAAAGAGGAGTAATGGCAGACAAAGAAGGAAAAGAGTATACCGATAACGATGAACGTGCAATATTTATGGCAAGAGGAGTTATCGAGACTGTACGTAAAATGGGATGGGTTCCTGATGTAATTCACTGTCACGGAAGTTTAACCGCACTAACTCCATTGTACTTAAAGAAGAATTATAGCGACGATCCAATATTTCGTGATACTAAAATAGTATATTCTGATTATGCAAATGAGTTTACAACTCCATGGAGTAGCAGTTTGGTAGAAAAATTGTCGATGGATGGCATAGATATTTCTGATTTAGGAGTTGATGCAAATACAGAGTTTACACATAACGAAGTATTGAAGTTAGCCACCAAATTTTCTGATGCAGTAGCGTCGGCAACTGAAGATTCAGATACATCAATAGGAGAGTATGCAGCAAGTTTAGATAAAGTCTATCTGCCATATCAAAAAGAAGATATGATAGAGGAGTATATCAATTTGTATGAAAAAATCTCTCTCTAA
- a CDS encoding DUF4270 family protein, with translation MRNTLYLFLLLIVLSVTSCYDNNDEIGASLDYTEVEIHSDSSLCFTAESDSLYSTLVNYAVNRAQYHMLGDIKIPKFGEVKSDYLTELRYIAAFDTNLVKTGMLDSMAITIKFLVNQTTGDDRAPMQVAAYQLSKTLSSQKSDTVYTNVNPADFCDFKIKLGEKVYTSTPSNVTADTVTVIVPISRDGLTSKEWAEDFFKLYKSFKEYPTDEQLTSYLPGLYITNNYGGGAIVRVYTTTVDIYHRSYVYNVHGEVAEVNGVKKEIKKTTPIFVSTNEVESVNHMSVDWANEVTQLANNSNPILTTPLGYNVRITLPVNDIIKKFKETTTQPGVMGLLNSVTLKIPVYFTEDNAYEITPPPYLLLMRVDGNIYVDNKTKRVTPNIFFYDRMLPDRTNFFIATYSSATRSYDFGNIQSYITNIIKNNPNNGEQDEYRTDSQMILVPVGVSTDTEGEITTVYPYLQAPKFAQIDSKNIDIRFIYSTIEY, from the coding sequence ATGAGAAATACGTTATATCTATTTTTGTTACTCATTGTTCTTTCTGTAACATCGTGTTACGATAATAATGATGAGATAGGAGCATCTTTAGACTATACAGAAGTAGAGATACATTCCGATTCATCGTTGTGTTTCACAGCGGAATCGGATTCTTTATATTCCACCCTTGTAAATTATGCAGTAAACAGGGCTCAATACCATATGTTGGGAGATATAAAGATTCCCAAATTTGGCGAGGTAAAGAGTGACTACCTTACGGAGTTAAGATACATAGCAGCATTTGATACCAATTTGGTAAAGACTGGAATGTTGGACTCTATGGCCATAACAATAAAATTTTTGGTAAATCAAACAACAGGAGATGACAGAGCACCAATGCAAGTTGCTGCATATCAATTAAGTAAAACATTAAGTTCACAAAAATCAGATACAGTATATACCAATGTAAATCCAGCAGATTTCTGTGATTTTAAAATAAAGTTAGGAGAAAAGGTATATACATCAACACCTTCAAATGTAACAGCCGATACAGTAACTGTAATAGTTCCCATTTCGCGTGATGGACTAACATCAAAGGAGTGGGCAGAAGACTTCTTTAAACTATACAAAAGCTTTAAAGAGTATCCTACTGATGAACAACTAACAAGCTACCTGCCCGGTTTATATATAACAAACAATTATGGAGGAGGAGCCATAGTGCGAGTATATACAACTACGGTTGATATATACCACAGAAGTTATGTATATAATGTGCATGGAGAGGTTGCAGAGGTTAATGGCGTAAAAAAGGAGATAAAGAAAACAACACCAATCTTTGTATCAACAAACGAAGTAGAATCAGTAAACCATATGAGTGTTGATTGGGCAAATGAGGTAACGCAATTAGCAAATAACTCAAATCCTATATTAACAACACCCTTAGGATATAATGTAAGAATAACATTACCGGTTAACGATATAATAAAGAAATTTAAAGAGACAACAACACAACCGGGAGTAATGGGATTATTAAACTCGGTAACACTAAAAATACCGGTATATTTTACTGAAGATAATGCATACGAGATAACCCCACCACCTTATTTGCTGTTAATGCGTGTTGATGGAAACATATATGTAGATAATAAGACGAAGCGTGTAACACCAAACATCTTCTTTTATGACAGGATGTTACCCGACAGAACAAACTTCTTTATAGCAACATATAGTTCGGCAACACGTTCATACGATTTTGGAAACATACAATCTTATATAACAAATATAATAAAGAACAATCCCAATAACGGTGAACAAGATGAATATCGTACCGATTCACAAATGATATTGGTCCCGGTAGGAGTATCAACCGACACCGAAGGAGAGATAACAACAGTATATCCATACTTACAAGCACCAAAATTTGCACAGATTGATTCAAAAAATATAGATATAAGATTTATATATAGCACAATAGAATACTAA
- a CDS encoding AMP-binding protein, which yields MIKRTLVDLFEESVKLYPNNTFLLEKTGKEFAPTTYSQVKDQVYQLGAGLQALGVKKGDTMALLSEGRNLWIIGELAMFYAGAINVPLSIKLEESNDLLFRLIHGDVKYIMVSGNQLKKVRQIIDQLPQVEKVIVFDAQDNYQEKEIALQEVLEMGDKYLSTHTIEEFKTIANSIENDDYATITYTSGTTADPKGVVLTHRNYTANVEQALTLVGIDETWRTLIILPLDHCFAHVVGFYIMMSKGATVATVQVGRNPLETLKNIPLNIREVKPHFILSVPALAKTFKKNIEQGIRAKGRLTWKLFKYGMKVTQIYYGDSNLDFKGFRYLLKPLVALADKIIFSKVRANFGGSLRFFIGGGALLDKDLQKFYVGVGIPMFQGYGLSEATPVISSNGPELYRFGSSGKLVQPIELKICDSEGKELPLGEMGEIVVKGENVMAGYWKNPESTAETVRDGYLYTGDLGYMTKEGLLYVKGRFKSLLISSDGEKYSPEGIEESLVEHSPYIDQVMLYNNQSAYTTALIVPNKEQLKRRIAEDGLTLDTEEGRKAALRRIEAAVNKFKKGGEFEGQFPERWLPSCFAVLAEPFTEQNQMINSTMKMVRGKIEKAYAERIKYMYTSEGKTLDNQQNIDALK from the coding sequence ATGATAAAGAGAACATTAGTTGATTTGTTCGAGGAGTCGGTAAAACTATACCCGAACAATACATTTTTATTAGAGAAAACAGGAAAAGAGTTTGCTCCCACAACATATTCACAAGTAAAAGACCAAGTATATCAATTAGGAGCAGGACTTCAAGCGTTAGGCGTTAAGAAAGGCGACACTATGGCTTTATTGAGTGAAGGTCGCAATTTGTGGATAATAGGAGAGTTGGCAATGTTCTATGCAGGAGCAATCAACGTACCATTATCAATAAAGTTAGAGGAGAGCAACGACCTGCTATTCCGTTTAATACATGGCGATGTAAAATATATAATGGTGTCGGGAAATCAACTCAAAAAAGTACGTCAGATAATAGACCAACTACCCCAAGTAGAAAAAGTAATAGTATTTGATGCACAAGATAATTATCAAGAAAAAGAGATAGCCCTACAAGAGGTGTTGGAGATGGGAGATAAATATCTGTCAACCCACACCATTGAAGAGTTTAAAACCATTGCCAATTCAATAGAAAACGATGATTACGCAACAATAACCTACACCAGTGGAACAACAGCCGATCCTAAAGGCGTTGTATTAACACATCGTAACTACACAGCAAACGTAGAACAAGCATTAACGTTGGTGGGAATAGATGAAACGTGGCGAACACTAATCATACTACCACTTGACCACTGTTTTGCCCATGTAGTAGGATTCTATATAATGATGAGCAAAGGAGCAACCGTAGCAACAGTACAAGTAGGTCGCAATCCATTAGAGACATTAAAGAACATACCACTAAACATACGCGAGGTAAAACCTCACTTTATTTTGAGTGTACCGGCATTAGCAAAAACATTCAAAAAGAATATTGAGCAAGGAATCAGAGCAAAAGGACGCTTAACATGGAAACTCTTCAAATATGGAATGAAGGTAACACAAATCTACTATGGCGATAGCAATCTCGATTTCAAAGGCTTCCGTTATCTATTAAAGCCATTAGTAGCGTTGGCAGATAAGATAATCTTCTCAAAAGTAAGAGCAAACTTTGGAGGTAGCCTGCGTTTCTTCATTGGAGGAGGAGCATTGTTGGATAAAGATCTACAAAAATTCTATGTAGGAGTAGGAATACCTATGTTCCAAGGATACGGACTATCAGAAGCAACACCGGTAATCTCATCAAACGGACCAGAACTTTATCGCTTTGGATCATCAGGAAAACTAGTACAGCCAATAGAGTTGAAGATATGCGATAGCGAAGGAAAAGAGTTGCCACTTGGCGAGATGGGCGAGATAGTAGTAAAAGGTGAGAACGTAATGGCAGGATATTGGAAAAATCCGGAATCAACAGCCGAAACAGTACGCGATGGCTACCTATACACTGGTGACCTTGGATATATGACAAAAGAGGGGTTGCTATACGTAAAAGGACGTTTCAAAAGTCTATTAATCTCAAGTGACGGAGAGAAATATAGTCCGGAGGGAATAGAGGAGTCGTTAGTAGAACACTCACCATATATCGATCAAGTAATGCTCTATAACAATCAATCGGCATATACAACAGCATTGATAGTACCCAACAAAGAACAATTAAAACGCCGTATAGCAGAAGACGGATTAACATTAGATACCGAAGAGGGACGCAAAGCAGCACTACGCAGAATTGAGGCAGCAGTAAACAAATTCAAAAAAGGAGGCGAGTTTGAAGGACAATTCCCTGAGCGTTGGTTACCTTCATGCTTTGCAGTATTAGCAGAGCCATTTACAGAGCAAAATCAGATGATAAACAGTACAATGAAGATGGTACGCGGTAAAATTGAAAAGGCTTATGCAGAGCGTATAAAATATATGTACACATCTGAAGGTAAAACGTTGGATAACCAACAAAATATTGATGCTTTGAAGTAA